The window gagggtgggaaggaagatACTGAGTATGGCCCATGACACAACAGAGGCAGAGGCAACTGAGGGCAGACTCACTCAggacagagcagagagggggcaAACATGGCCTTGGGGGACAGAGCCAGGGGTGGTACTGAGACCTCCCAAGAGCCTGGCTCTTGCAGCAGAAGCAGAGATTGCCCAGGCTTATGGGTCCCAGTCTCAGTCTCCACAGGATCTGTGAGAGATCTCAGCAAGAATGAGGCTCCGGCTCAACTAGAATCCAGTATGAGAAAAAAGACATAGATAAGAAAAGGACTAGGAAACATGCAGATCCAGGCCTGGGGACAGACATGGGAGACAGACAAAACCACCCCTGCCTCCTAGGACCTAgacttccctctgcccctgaTAGAGACAGAGCCACCACTCAACTCTCAAAACAGGAGGCAGATCTCAGAGACAGCAGCAACTGGGgtgcttttatttcctcctgGGCCTGGCAGGCTGAGAGCAGAGTAGAGACAaaggcacaggggcgcctgggcctATTATGGCCTGGAGTTCGGCCAGGGTAGTAACTGTGAACAGGTGTGCCAGAGTGTGTAGGGACTGGAGGGAGCCTCCCAGAACTGAGGGAAGGGCCCTTGGGGTGTGGAAGCAACATAACTGTTGGGTTTGGCACATGTACATGAGAGGGGTTATGGAGTGGGTGTGGGATGGGTGTGCTGGGCGTGGGGTAACCCTTGGAGCAGGGTGTGTTAGAGTGTCTCAGAGCCAGGGGTAACTCAGGGCATGGCACGTCGGGGCATGTCGGGCCCTGGCTGTTGACTGAAAAGCCGagtgccaagggctgggggaacCGAAAGACCTGTGGGCCAATAGGACCCATGAAGGCGACAATGCAGACTGGCTCAGCCCTGGGAGAGACGGAAGAATCCAAGGGGACTCCTATAGCAAGGCAATGAGGGGGCAGGTCTGGGGTTCTCATTCAGGAATACATCGTCAGCTGCAGCCACTGgggagagaaaggcacagagtGAGGAGCAGAGAACGGAATACTAGCAGACACATTCTCTGCCTTGAGCCTGGGGTTGTTGGGAAAATAAGAGGGCGGGAGTCCAAGCTCAGAGCTGGTACATGGGGTTGAGAGGAGGGAGTCCCCTGCCAGACACCCACATCCCAGAATGGGGGGTTCTTACCTCCTGGATGTTCACTTGAATTTGTCCAGTGCCATCCTTGTCAAGAGATTTGAAGGCACCTAGAGAAGGAAAGGGATGGGGATTTGGCTTTTAGGATAAAAATATACAGCCCGGgtcggtcagtagagcatgcgactcttgatcttgggattctgagttcgagccccatgttgggtgtggagataacttaaaaataaaatcttaggagtggctgggtggctcagtcagttgtgtttggctcaggtcatgctctcacggctcgtgagttggagccctgagtcaggctctgtgctgatagtgtggagcctacttcagattatctgtctccttctctctctgcccctcccccacttgcatgctctcttgctctctctctctctcaaaaagtaaataaacattagaaaaataataaaatctttaaaaaaaggataaaaatatactAATACATGAGATGATGATACTagcacttggggcacctggctgattcagttggtggagcattcGACTCTTTACTGCAGCATTTCAggggcatgagttcaagcccccacattggaTGTCATTTACtcagtaatacacacacacacacacacacacacacacgtgaaaaaaataatggcaagcacttattgagttcttactctgtgccaagcactgcatAAAGTGCTTTCCATGTGTTAAttgatttaattaaattttgtgaGGTGtcgttttttttatgttttatttattttttgagagaaagagcatgagtggaggaaggacagaggattcaaaagcaggctctgcactgacaggctgacagcagagagcctgatgtggggctcaaagtcaccaacccagagatcatgatgagccgaagtcagatgctcaactgactgaaccatccaggcgcccagaTTGTCATTTTCAAACGGGGCCAGTGATGTGAAGTAATGCGCCCTAGGAACAtcaggattggaacccaggctGTGAGCCCCCTCAATAATGGCCTCCATATGACCTGTGCCCCACCTCTGCCCAAGCCCCAGCCTTGCATAAACCTCTAAGGGCCTAGCTCTCCTCGTCTTCCTGCTCTTACAGTCTGGTATGGCCCCCACTCCTGCCCTGAAACCTGACTCATGTTCCCCACCCATAGCCAAACCTAAGCAATCCTAAGCCTACACtgtctgtgctccctctctcactcaccaCTCAGTTATACCCTCAGGTGTCCACACACGTAGTGTCCCAGACACTGCACTCACTACAGTTACTATTGCCAATAGCCATTTCTTAGGCCTTCTCATATGTGACTTTTGGAATCATCTGCCCTTATTGTCCATTCCCACCTTCCCCTTCATGTCCTTGACATACATGCCCCTTTTTCTGCCCAAGGTTTTAATGCTTTGCCCTTCCTGGGCTCTCATGAGGCTAGAGGATCTTCCTAAAACCAAATCTGGCCCTGTCCTTCCTCTGTCTAGAACCTGTTATAGCTCTCCAATGCCCCCCAGTAATGTCTGAACACCCCTGAACATGACACTCACAGCCCTGCATGGCCTGACCATGCCCACTGCTCTACTTCCTTTCACTCAGTTCTCTCAGATCcaagttcaaattctggctttgcAACTTCCTAGCTGAGTGGCTGTGAGCAAGCAGTTTTGCCTCCTTGAACCCCAGGTTCCTCCTCCAGAAAATGGGGCCAGTAACTCCCATTTCTCAGGGTAGTCTTAAGGATTCAATGCAATCATGGTCATAAGAGCCTTCACAATCAAGCCCCTGCTAACCCCTCCCAGCCTTTGTCTCTGCACCCTACCCCCTTTCCAGCATTGAGAATGGAATtcaacaaaaaacaccaaaagcaccTTCCCTTGTTGGCCTTCGCATGAGTTATTCCAAGAGCAACACTTGTCTCCCCTCTACCCCTAGAGTTATTCCTCATCCCTCAGGCCCCAATTCACATGtgtcttcctccaggaagctctctTGATCCCTTAGTCTGCATCGGGTACCTCCTAGGTTCAAATAGTCCACTGGGCTTCCCCATTCATAAATCTAAACCCACTTGGCCCTGAGCTTCTCCTCTCATGCTCGATCACTCTGCCCTGAGCTTCCCTACCCCAAATGTAACCATTCAGAGCTGTCACTGTCTGGTGATTTGCCTCTCCTCCAGTGGACTGTGAGTGACGTGAGGGTGGGAACTGGGGGTGTTTCGCTCACTGGAGCTGCTTGCCTCAGGGCCAGACTCAGAGAAAACCTCGCCCATAGGAGGTAGAACAAATCCCCACCCAGGAAGAAAGCTGGGGTATATCACTCACGGAACATAGCATCCAGCCTGACCAGGCAGCTGATGAAGTTGTCAAAATCCATGTTCCCTCCTTCATCTGAGTAACGCCGGATGATCATGTTGTAGAGATGTTCATTCAGGTGGAACCCTGAGAATGGTTTCATTTCTCAGGTGTGAGGCCCACAAGgcccaacccacccccacccctgggactCACCCTCAGACCAGCGCACTAGGGGCTGtcttacccatccccccacccagtcTAACCATGTCCCTGCCAGCCGTACCTGCCGCCTCAAAGGCTGCTGGGAGTTCACTGCTGCCAATGGTACCTGAACGATCAACATCAAACTGTTTATATATGGcctgtggggacagggagggaagaagtcAACTGAACATCGTGGGGCATGGCATCTTCATGGCTTGAGGGTCTCTATGCTAGGAGTGTGAGGTTACCACGCACCTGCCACTTTTTGATGTTGTTCCACAAGTACTTGAATTCTTGGAAGCCCAGCTTGCCTGTGGTGTCACTCTGGTAGGATGTTAAGAATAGTGTGATGGTTGTACCCAGAGGCATGCAATGTATGCCATGGAATAATGACCAAGCAGGGGGACCTGGGCTAAAACCCTagctcccatcccaccccagtcATGTCACCTTGGATatggttttacttttctttttatccatacGTAGTTtagttcatatattttttaagattttattttttatttttttaatgtttatttattttttgagagagagagagacagaaacagaatgtgagtgggggaggggcagagggagggagacacagaatctgaagaaggctccaggctctgagctgttagcacagagcccgacatggggctcgaactcacaaattgtgagatcatgatctgagcaagtcagacacttaaccaactgagccacccgggtgcctcaagattttacttttaagtaatctctacacctaacatggggctcgaatttacaaccccaagatcaaaagtcacatgctccactaactgatctagccaggtgcccctatatttccAATTTAAACATATCCATGGGGAATTATATTGAACTTCTCTAAACTATAAATTCCTTACCTGAAAATAGTTGCTAactcctcatttataaaattcgTAATAGCAATTCAATTTCATAAATGTCAGGACATGTGAAAAACAAGGGTCTTAGAATTCTAAGGAAAGGTGATAATAAACACCCGCTGGGTTTGTGATAAAAACAGAATGAGATAAAGCCCTTAGCTCAGAGGCTAGTATTTGATAAACTCTCACTAACAAGGACAGCCAAGACTTTATCAAGTTACCTAACACATGCCAGGCAGTGCTAAGCTTCTCAGGAACATTACTTTTCTCACTAAATTCTTAAGACACTGGCCTACCAGTATTATTCCCCagtcacagagaaagacacagattcAGAGATGAAAATCTACAGAAGATCACAGTAGCAGCTAATGTGTACAGACCATTTAGTACTAAGCGCTATACAGTGTGCTAAACCTTTGGGTGGCACTCCAAATCAGGTGTCACCATAATCATTtacctcattttatagacaagcagactgaggcacagagaggctcagTAACCTTGTTAAATGGCACAGCCAAGATTATGTAACTGTGCAACACATGTATGTGATCACATGACAATATGTGTGTCTACATTTTCCCTATGTGCTGAGCGTGCACATATCCAAGATCAGCTAATGACTGGCCCATGTGTAAACGTGCATGTGTTCCTGTGACCATGCCTTCACATATCTTCATGTATACGGGTATGCCCttgtatacatgtacatgtatatgggCACAACTATAACAGTTATAAGCTtgggttcttggggcacctggctggctcagtcggtagagcatgctactcttgatctcagagtcatgagttcaagccccacactgggtatagtgcttacttaaaaaaaaaaaaaaaaaaaaaagaggggcgcctgggtggctcaatcagttgaatgtctgactcttggttttggctcaggtcacaatcccaggctaTGCActgagtgcagagtctgcttgggattttctctctccctctgcccatctcccctgctctctctgtctaaaataaataaaaattaaaaaaggaaggaaggcaggaaggcaagaAATAAGCTTGGGTCCTCAAGCCTAAAAGACCTGAGTCCAAATTCCTATCCTGGCACTTACCCTTTACTTATAACTTCAGACAAATGATTgcctctctctgagtctcagtttcttcatctataaaatggactaTAACAATTCTGCCTGTTTAACAGGATGGCTGTGAAGTGACAGGTGATGTTACTATTTATTGCCACATGTCTGGATGTGTAGTAGTGGATGTGTGTTCTGATATATATGCATGTCCACATTGTGGGTATGAAAGCTACACCCTGACTGTCCCAACTGTGCTCCCACAAAACTCCTTCTTCATCCAAAACTTCCTCTAGATTGCCCCAAGGATACATCCATCACGGCCACCATGCTGCGACATGTGTCAATGCCAAAACCATCAGTTTTCAGATCAGGGTCTGTGGGAGACAGGTTGAAAGTCAGAGGCCAGAGGACACAGCTACCCCAGCCAGCACCCATGACTTTAAACCTGCCCTGTGTGTTGACCCCAATCACTCACGTCGGGTTACGACCTTGTTGAGAATGTTCATGAGTTCTGTAGCACTGACCTCCATGTCCTGTAGGGAGAAGCCGGGGATGGTTAAAAGGGAAGAGTGTCATGAGGCAGAATGGGGATTCTTTGGATATTGCAGTTGTTGAGTGTGCATGCAAGGGCAGCCCAAAGGAAGGCATGGAAGTTAGGACAAGGATGGGAGCCCAGGGTTACTTACATCTCCAGCCAGCTGGGCAAAGAGCCTCCGGAACTGCCGGACCTCCTCACTCTCATTGGCCTCAATGTTGGAGTAATGGGTGCGTGGAGGCTGTAGAGGGAGGAGATctcagagcaagtgggggagggatgccCTGGCCAGAACAGCCCTAGGTGGGAAAGTCAGAGTGGGCTGGGTGACTGGATGATCAAGGGAATGAGAGGTGGTCAGTGAAGAGGGAGTGTATATAGCTAAGACCCATGACTAAATTCGGGGACACAACAAGGGAGAAACTAAATGAGAAGAATTTTATAAGACAAAGGGGACAAGGATGGGTGATGAAAAAGGCCTTGGAGTGAGAAGCAAGGTCTTTGATTGTGGAGGGTGGCTTACCGGAGGCTCTGGGTTGTATTGTGCAGCTGCCTCACTGGAGAGAGGAGTAAGGGAGTTAGCACCAAGGGGCGGGGCCTCCATAGACAGTGCCAGACCCCACGCCCCAACCCTTCAACCTCCCTACCACTACTCTCCATACctgcctcctctgcctgcctcatCTGTCCTTGTCTTCATCTACCCCTATCTTTGCTACCCTGGTTGCACCTGGCAGGAAACCTACAGGCCCGCCCCCCACAGTAGGTCCCGCTCCTGCCAGAGCACACTGCCCTATAGCAGATACCTCAATAGACCCAGCCCCTTTGAGGGCTGCTTCATAAAAGCGCTAACCCAGCTTCCCAGGTTAGCTAACCTCCTCAGGTCCTGTCTAGGAACCTACTCCATCCCCTGGCTTCCTAAACCCCGGTGTCTTCCCAACATCCCACCCCAGCTCCACGAATTCCCACCCCTTCGAGGGGTGGCCAAGGTTAGGGGCCTAATGGCACCTAACGACAACCTGCTCTACCTCCACCAGGACGTATTTCTGTTTTAATCCAGCCAGTTCCCAGACGGACCCAGCCCCTTCAAGAACATTTCCCCTATCCCATCAGGCCTCAGCCTCTTCTGCGTCTACTTCCTCACTGACACACCTACGACGGCCTTGCCGCAACCCTAAAACAAGCCTTGCCCCCATGAAGCCACTCCCAGCCTCATTGGCTCCACCCTCTTAACGTTCGTTTCCAGGCTAGCGGGAAGCGGGCCTCGCCCAGACCCATTAAGCCCCACCTCCCAAAACCCAGCCGCGTCCCATCACAATATCCCCTCAACTGTCAGACTCCGCCCATGACAAGCCCCGCCTCCTGAACTGCCATTAGCCTCACTACGACCCGCCCCGTCGGGAGGGGCCCTCCTCTAaccccagcccaggccccgcCCAGCCTAATTAAGGATGCGTCAG is drawn from Felis catus isolate Fca126 chromosome E2, F.catus_Fca126_mat1.0, whole genome shotgun sequence and contains these coding sequences:
- the CAPNS1 gene encoding calpain small subunit 1 isoform X2; protein product: MGARLVLGLRQGRRSEAAAQYNPEPPPPRTHYSNIEANESEEVRQFRRLFAQLAGDDMEVSATELMNILNKVVTRHPDLKTDGFGIDTCRSMVAVMDSDTTGKLGFQEFKYLWNNIKKWQAIYKQFDVDRSGTIGSSELPAAFEAAGFHLNEHLYNMIIRRYSDEGGNMDFDNFISCLVRLDAMFRAFKSLDKDGTGQIQVNIQEWLQLTMYS
- the CAPNS1 gene encoding calpain small subunit 1 isoform X1, with amino-acid sequence MFLVNSFLKGGGGGGGGGLGGGLGNVIGGLISGAGGGGGGGGGGGGGGGGGGTAMRILGGVISAISEAAAQYNPEPPPPRTHYSNIEANESEEVRQFRRLFAQLAGDDMEVSATELMNILNKVVTRHPDLKTDGFGIDTCRSMVAVMDSDTTGKLGFQEFKYLWNNIKKWQAIYKQFDVDRSGTIGSSELPAAFEAAGFHLNEHLYNMIIRRYSDEGGNMDFDNFISCLVRLDAMFRAFKSLDKDGTGQIQVNIQEWLQLTMYS